A segment of the Cohnella algarum genome:
CGATCCGGGAAGCGCCTCGTCGATGACCCCGTGAGGGTATGCCGTCACGTGAACGGCGACTTCTTCCCCGTTGGAGACATCGACGAGCAGCGCCCTTCCCGATTCGGTGCCGTAATCGACGCCGATGGCATAAAGCTTATCCATTCGTTCTGCCATCCTTTCCCGGCTTGCCGCCGGCAAACCGTTACGCATAAGACGTTTCTTCGTTCAACTGCCGCAGCATTCGTCCGAGCGCTTCCGCCTCCTCGGGGAGCAGGTCCAGTTGGGGAGCGCGCATCGCCCCGGCGTCGACGCCCCTCAGGCGCAACCCTTCCTTGAAGTAGGCCATGTTGCTGCCGCTTTTGAGCGCTTCGCAATACCGGACGGCAATCCGCTGCCATTTTCTCGCCTCGGCCAGATCGCCGCGCTCGTACGCCTCGTACACCGCGACGAACGGTTCCGGATATACGCAGGAGACGCCGGAGACGACCCCGTCGCAGCCGAGAGCGAGCGCCGCCAGAAATAACCGGTCCGCGCCCTGCATAACCGAGAAGTTCCCGCCGTTAACGTTCAAATACTCGCTCGTCCGGAGAAAATCGGGATAGCTGTACTTGATGCCGACGACGTTCGGGCAGCGGTCCGCGACGCGCTGCGCGACGCCGGCCGGCAGGTCGTTTGCCGCGCACTGGGGAATGTTGTACAGATAAACGGGGAAATCCGCCGGCACGCTGCTCGCGACGGTTACGAAGTAATGCTCCAGCTCGCGCTCGCTCGCGCCGAGGAAAATCGGCGTCACGACGCCGATGCCGTCGGCTCCGATCTCGTGCGCATGCCTGGCCAATTCGATCGCATCCGGCTGCGTCGCCGCTCCGACGTGAATGAAAGCCGTCGTTCGTCCGGCTGCCGTTCGGACGACCGTTTCGGCGACCTGCTTGCGCTCCTCGACCGACAAACGGATCATCTCGCCGGTCGTGCCGAGCGGGTACAGGCAATGCACGCCCTTTCCGATCAAAAATTCCGTCAGTCTCGCGACGGCGTCCAAATCGACTTCCCCTTCCTTCGTAAAGGGGGTCACCATCGCCGTCGTCACTCCGTATAATCGTTTCATCCGGGTCGCTCCTCGCAGTTTGAAATAGGGATTACGCCAGCCGATGGGGCGGCTCCTTGCCCGCGAATACGCACAGCAGCGCTTCCGAAACGGCGATGCCGACGCGCCGGTACGTTTCCGCGGTTTCCGCCGCCGTATGCGGCGTCGCAATCAGATTGTCAAGCGCAAGCAAAGGATTGTCGGCCGAAACCGGCTCCTGTTCGTAGACGTCGATCGCCGCTCCCGCGATCGATCGCGTCCGAAGCGCATGAAGCAGCGCCGCCTCGTCCACGAGCGCCCCGCGGGCGGTGTTGACGAAGTAAGCGGTCGGCTTCATCCGCTTGAATTGGGCATGGCTCATCATGTGCCGCGTTTCGGGCAGGCTCGGCAGATGCATGCTGACGACGTCGCTTGCGGCGAGCACCTCGTCCCCCTCGACCATGCGGACCCCAAGCTCCGCCGCTTTCGCCGCATCCGGGTATTTATCGTAAGCGATCAGCCGGACGTCGAACCCGCTCAGCTTTTTCGCCGTCAGGCGGGCGATATTGCCGAAGCCGAGCAGGCCGACCGTCTTGCCTTCCAGCTCTTCGCCGACGCGGCGGTCCCAATATCCCCGGCGCGCAGACTGATGCAGCGCGGGAATGCCGCGCATGGCGGACAGGATCAGCCCGACGGTCAGTTCCGCGACCGCGTTCGCGTTGCCGCCGGGCACGTTGCTGACCCGGATGCCGTACCGCTTCGCCTGGTCCAGGTCGAT
Coding sequences within it:
- a CDS encoding dihydrodipicolinate synthase family protein — translated: MKRLYGVTTAMVTPFTKEGEVDLDAVARLTEFLIGKGVHCLYPLGTTGEMIRLSVEERKQVAETVVRTAAGRTTAFIHVGAATQPDAIELARHAHEIGADGIGVVTPIFLGASERELEHYFVTVASSVPADFPVYLYNIPQCAANDLPAGVAQRVADRCPNVVGIKYSYPDFLRTSEYLNVNGGNFSVMQGADRLFLAALALGCDGVVSGVSCVYPEPFVAVYEAYERGDLAEARKWQRIAVRYCEALKSGSNMAYFKEGLRLRGVDAGAMRAPQLDLLPEEAEALGRMLRQLNEETSYA
- a CDS encoding phosphoglycerate dehydrogenase, whose amino-acid sequence is MDGRKKVLVTATNFSLLCPEGKKLLEEAGCDIVENRVGRPHTFEELVPLVGDVDGVIAGVDTWNEAVFKLAPRLAAIARFGVGVDNIDLDQAKRYGIRVSNVPGGNANAVAELTVGLILSAMRGIPALHQSARRGYWDRRVGEELEGKTVGLLGFGNIARLTAKKLSGFDVRLIAYDKYPDAAKAAELGVRMVEGDEVLAASDVVSMHLPSLPETRHMMSHAQFKRMKPTAYFVNTARGALVDEAALLHALRTRSIAGAAIDVYEQEPVSADNPLLALDNLIATPHTAAETAETYRRVGIAVSEALLCVFAGKEPPHRLA